One segment of Neisseria mucosa DNA contains the following:
- a CDS encoding glycosyltransferase: protein MSQTICLNMIVKNEAAIIEETLANITDHIKLDYYVISDTGSTDDTVDVIRRFFEAKGIAGEIHHDGWQNFAYNRNQALKHAKGKTDYVLIFDADDRFEGKLELPELTADRYRLRMRNAAGSVIYYRPLLLRNDGTFYWRGVLHEFIETDKQDTSEATLHGDYTVLSGRFGARSNMANKYLLDAVSLEKAFYSPEDEDLKPRYAFYAARSYWDSDMPERASEWFKKRIELGGWVEEVTVSYQQLGECYKLMGKRDEALATWLAGYDYNPRRAECLYLAQTMLRQEGKYRISHAIGLMAKRIPFPKDDILFVQNNVYQLDIDYELSVTAYAAGDLRQGYESCRHLLLLNVREALTTVTMQNMWLYREHAQTETREVLEQLVAVMQPYAAQGGRLAEVTEYFADILKNR, encoded by the coding sequence ATGTCCCAAACCATCTGCTTGAATATGATTGTCAAAAACGAAGCGGCAATCATCGAAGAAACACTGGCCAACATCACCGACCACATCAAACTTGACTACTACGTCATCAGCGATACCGGCTCGACCGATGATACCGTCGACGTGATCCGCCGCTTTTTCGAGGCAAAGGGCATCGCGGGCGAGATTCATCATGATGGTTGGCAAAATTTTGCATACAACCGCAATCAGGCTTTGAAACACGCAAAAGGTAAAACCGATTACGTGTTGATTTTTGATGCGGACGACCGCTTTGAAGGCAAATTGGAATTACCCGAGCTGACTGCCGACCGCTACCGCCTCCGCATGAGAAATGCTGCGGGCAGCGTGATTTATTACCGTCCGCTGTTGTTGCGCAATGACGGCACATTCTACTGGCGCGGCGTGTTGCACGAGTTTATCGAAACCGACAAACAAGATACCAGCGAAGCCACGCTTCATGGCGACTATACGGTTCTCAGCGGCCGTTTCGGCGCGCGCAGCAACATGGCGAACAAATACCTGCTTGACGCCGTTTCTTTGGAAAAAGCGTTTTACAGCCCCGAAGATGAAGACCTGAAACCGCGTTACGCCTTTTATGCGGCGCGCTCTTATTGGGATTCCGATATGCCCGAGCGTGCGAGCGAATGGTTTAAAAAACGCATCGAGTTGGGCGGTTGGGTCGAAGAAGTAACGGTTTCTTACCAACAGCTGGGCGAGTGCTACAAATTAATGGGCAAACGCGATGAAGCTTTGGCGACTTGGCTGGCAGGCTACGATTACAACCCGCGCCGAGCCGAGTGCCTCTACCTTGCGCAAACCATGCTGCGTCAGGAGGGAAAATACCGCATTTCCCATGCAATCGGCCTGATGGCGAAACGCATTCCGTTCCCGAAAGACGATATTCTTTTTGTCCAAAACAATGTTTATCAGTTGGACATCGACTATGAATTGTCGGTTACCGCCTATGCGGCCGGCGATTTGCGCCAAGGCTATGAGTCTTGCCGCCACTTGCTCTTGCTGAATGTACGCGAGGCATTGACCACGGTGACCATGCAAAATATGTGGCTCTACCGCGAACACGCGCAAACTGAAACGCGCGAAGTGTTGGAGCAGCTGGTGGCCGTCATGCAGCCTTATGCCGCGCAGGGCGGACGTTTGGCAGAAGTGACCGAATATTTTGCCGATATTTTGAAAAACCGTTAA
- the hflX gene encoding GTPase HflX, protein MSKRNLFSVDKSLEKSERVLLVGVMLTADYSGANETRERGFQTALAEAAELVGAAGGDLVSIETSRRDKPHPALFVGTGKAEELAAVVKQHDVGLVVFNHELTPTQERNLEKELQCRVLDRVGLILAIFAKRAQSQEGKLQVELAQLNHLSGRLVRGYGHLQSQKGGIGLKGPGETQLETDRRLIGQKITALKKQLADVRKQRATRRKSRMSGRLKTFAIVGYTNAGKSSLFNRLTKADVLAKDQLFATLDTTARRLFLSHEASVILTDTVGFVRDLPHKLVSAFSATLEETAMADVLLHVVDASNPDFERQMDDVNEVLEEIGAHEIPQLVVYNKIDLLPSGMREAGILRDNSGQAVGVNISVAESLGLDGLREAMIELAVQPNA, encoded by the coding sequence TTGAGCAAGCGCAATCTGTTTTCCGTCGATAAATCTTTGGAAAAGTCCGAACGCGTCCTCTTGGTCGGCGTGATGCTGACGGCGGACTATTCCGGCGCAAACGAAACGCGCGAGCGCGGCTTTCAGACGGCCTTGGCCGAAGCGGCAGAATTGGTGGGCGCGGCCGGCGGCGATTTGGTTTCTATCGAAACTTCACGCCGCGATAAGCCGCATCCAGCTTTGTTTGTCGGTACTGGCAAGGCGGAAGAGTTGGCGGCAGTGGTCAAGCAGCATGATGTCGGGCTGGTTGTGTTCAACCACGAACTCACGCCGACACAAGAGCGTAATCTGGAAAAAGAGCTTCAATGCCGCGTCCTTGACAGAGTGGGTTTGATTTTGGCGATTTTTGCCAAACGCGCCCAGTCGCAGGAAGGTAAGTTGCAGGTGGAACTGGCCCAGCTGAACCACTTGAGCGGACGGCTGGTGCGCGGTTATGGACATTTGCAAAGTCAGAAGGGCGGCATCGGCTTGAAAGGGCCGGGCGAAACCCAGCTGGAAACCGACCGCCGTTTAATCGGACAAAAAATTACGGCATTGAAAAAACAGCTTGCCGATGTCCGCAAACAACGCGCTACGCGCCGTAAATCGCGCATGAGCGGCCGTCTGAAAACTTTTGCCATTGTCGGCTATACCAATGCCGGAAAATCCAGCCTGTTCAACCGCTTGACCAAAGCGGACGTATTGGCGAAAGACCAGTTGTTCGCCACTTTGGATACCACTGCGCGCCGGCTTTTTCTGTCGCATGAGGCGAGCGTGATTTTGACCGATACCGTCGGCTTCGTCCGCGATTTGCCGCACAAGCTGGTGTCGGCGTTTTCCGCTACTTTGGAAGAGACAGCGATGGCGGATGTGCTACTGCACGTCGTTGATGCGTCCAATCCCGATTTTGAACGGCAGATGGACGATGTCAACGAGGTCTTGGAAGAAATCGGCGCGCATGAAATTCCGCAATTGGTGGTGTACAACAAAATCGATTTGCTGCCGTCGGGTATGCGTGAAGCAGGCATTTTGCGCGACAATTCCGGGCAGGCAGTCGGCGTGAATATTTCCGTTGCCGAAAGTTTGGGCTTGGACGGTTTGCGCGAAGCAATGATTGAATTGGCCGTACAGCCGAATGCTTGA
- a CDS encoding heavy metal translocating P-type ATPase has protein sequence MTSPTHPQKNCFHCGLEVPEHLHLTVRFEDEEHETCCAGCQAVAQSIIDAGLGNYYKQRTADAEKSELPPPEVLSQLKLYDLPEVQADFVEVGVGDEREAVLMLGGITCAACVWLIEQQLLRMKGVVRVDLNYSTHRCRVVWDSAHIELSDILLKIRQTGYTAAPYDAQKIEAQAQKERKQFIVRLAVAGLGMMQTMMFALPTYFYGGDIEPLYLEILHWGGFLMVLPVVFYSALPFYRGAWRDWKNRRVGMDTPIAIAIVMTFIAGIYSLATNAGQGMYFESIAMLLFFLLGGRFMEQIARRKAGDAAERLVKLVPAFCHRLPAYPESEAIEEAAVVRLNIGDTIVVKPGEVIPVDGTVLSGESEVNEAMLTGESLPIVKRPSEKVTAGTLNTSSPLIIRTDHTGSNTRLSHIVKLLDRALAQKPRAAELAEKYASSFVFGELLLAIPVFIGWAWYADAHTALWITVALLVITCPCALSLATPTALAASTGALAKDGILISGKQSLETLAQIDDVVFDKTGTLTKGQLSVSRMLSAGRLNEAQALAVAQALEQQSEHPIARAILNHTLSDDPVSALDVKVQQRVNRIGHGVSAQIELDGETQVWALGKAAFVAEIAGNLPEAFTHIDHTGSIIFLGNQSGFQTAFLLEDQIKDSAAEMLQNLKQHGIRLHLLSGDRQAAVAQVAQELGLDAYRAEATPEDKLAYVENLQKQGRKVMMIGDGINDAPVLAQADVSAAVATSADVARDGADVVLLNDDLNVLPVMMEQARRTHQIIRQNLTWASAYNLVAVPLAVFGYVTPWIAALGMSFSSLLVLGNALRLLKTKKAV, from the coding sequence ATGACATCTCCCACACATCCCCAAAAAAACTGTTTCCATTGCGGACTGGAAGTCCCTGAGCATCTGCATCTGACGGTTCGTTTTGAAGACGAAGAACATGAAACCTGCTGCGCCGGCTGCCAAGCGGTGGCGCAGAGTATTATCGATGCAGGTTTGGGCAATTATTACAAACAGCGTACCGCCGACGCGGAAAAATCCGAATTGCCGCCGCCGGAAGTGTTGTCGCAATTAAAGTTGTACGATTTGCCCGAAGTGCAGGCGGACTTTGTCGAGGTCGGCGTAGGGGATGAACGCGAGGCGGTATTGATGCTGGGCGGCATTACCTGCGCCGCGTGTGTGTGGCTGATTGAGCAGCAGTTGCTGCGTATGAAGGGCGTGGTGCGTGTGGATTTGAATTACAGCACCCACCGCTGCCGCGTGGTGTGGGACAGCGCCCACATCGAATTGTCGGATATTTTGCTGAAAATCCGCCAAACCGGTTATACCGCCGCGCCTTATGATGCGCAAAAAATCGAAGCGCAGGCGCAGAAAGAGCGCAAGCAGTTTATCGTCAGATTGGCCGTGGCCGGTCTGGGCATGATGCAGACGATGATGTTTGCCCTGCCGACTTATTTTTACGGCGGCGACATCGAGCCGCTTTATTTGGAAATCCTGCATTGGGGCGGCTTTTTGATGGTGTTGCCCGTTGTGTTTTACAGCGCGTTGCCGTTTTACCGCGGCGCATGGCGCGACTGGAAAAACCGCCGTGTCGGCATGGATACGCCGATTGCCATTGCCATTGTGATGACCTTTATCGCGGGTATTTACAGCCTGGCCACCAACGCAGGGCAGGGCATGTATTTTGAATCCATCGCCATGCTGCTGTTTTTCCTGTTGGGCGGGCGTTTTATGGAACAGATTGCCCGACGCAAAGCAGGCGATGCGGCGGAGCGGTTGGTCAAACTGGTTCCGGCATTTTGCCACCGTTTGCCGGCTTATCCGGAAAGCGAAGCCATCGAGGAAGCCGCAGTCGTCCGCCTCAATATAGGCGATACGATTGTTGTGAAGCCTGGCGAAGTCATTCCGGTGGACGGTACGGTTTTGTCCGGCGAGAGCGAAGTCAACGAAGCCATGTTGACCGGCGAAAGCCTGCCCATTGTGAAAAGGCCGTCTGAAAAAGTAACCGCCGGCACGCTCAACACCAGTAGCCCTTTAATCATCCGCACCGACCATACCGGCAGCAACACGCGCCTGTCCCATATCGTCAAACTGCTCGACCGCGCGCTGGCGCAAAAACCGCGTGCCGCCGAGTTGGCTGAAAAATACGCGTCCAGTTTTGTGTTTGGCGAACTCTTGCTTGCTATTCCCGTTTTTATCGGCTGGGCTTGGTATGCCGACGCGCACACCGCCTTATGGATTACCGTCGCCCTGCTGGTCATTACCTGCCCGTGTGCCTTGTCGCTCGCGACTCCGACCGCGCTGGCTGCTTCTACCGGTGCGCTGGCCAAAGACGGCATTCTCATCAGCGGCAAACAAAGCCTGGAAACGCTTGCCCAAATTGACGATGTCGTGTTCGACAAAACCGGTACGCTGACCAAAGGGCAGCTTTCCGTCAGCCGGATGTTGTCCGCAGGCCGTCTGAACGAAGCCCAAGCCCTTGCCGTTGCCCAAGCATTGGAACAGCAATCGGAACACCCCATCGCCCGTGCCATTTTAAACCATACGCTTTCAGACGACCCTGTATCCGCGCTTGATGTGAAAGTGCAGCAACGGGTCAACCGTATCGGACACGGTGTCAGCGCACAAATCGAATTGGATGGCGAAACCCAAGTTTGGGCTTTGGGCAAAGCGGCGTTTGTTGCGGAAATTGCCGGTAATCTGCCCGAAGCCTTTACCCATATCGACCACACAGGCAGCATTATTTTCTTGGGCAATCAAAGCGGTTTTCAGACGGCCTTTTTGCTGGAAGACCAAATCAAAGACAGCGCAGCTGAAATGTTGCAAAACCTGAAACAACACGGCATCCGTCTGCACCTTTTAAGCGGCGACCGTCAGGCTGCCGTCGCCCAAGTTGCGCAAGAGCTGGGTTTGGATGCCTATCGTGCCGAAGCCACGCCGGAAGACAAGCTGGCTTATGTAGAAAATCTGCAAAAACAAGGACGTAAAGTCATGATGATCGGCGACGGGATCAACGACGCCCCCGTCCTTGCCCAAGCCGACGTGTCGGCAGCCGTAGCCACGAGTGCCGATGTGGCGCGAGACGGTGCCGATGTGGTTTTGCTCAATGATGATTTGAACGTTTTGCCCGTGATGATGGAACAGGCACGCCGCACCCATCAAATCATCCGCCAAAACCTGACTTGGGCGAGCGCATACAATCTGGTTGCCGTTCCGCTGGCCGTATTTGGTTACGTGACCCCGTGGATCGCCGCGCTCGGCATGAGTTTCAGCTCGCTGCTGGTGTTGGGCAATGCCTTGAGATTGTTGAAAACCAAAAAGGCCGTCTGA
- a CDS encoding DNA polymerase III subunit chi: protein MPKVTFYTHVARPAAFACRLIARAIRDGGQILVWSDSAAAVQQLDIDLWQQIPESFIPHEVWLPTDLMPSETPVLLAFGNALPNIPKDCTVLNLSADFWSQAPAIPNRILEIVGNSLEDLAEARDRFRAYRQSGFEIEHFSREGKD from the coding sequence ATGCCTAAAGTCACTTTTTATACACACGTCGCCCGACCGGCTGCCTTTGCCTGCCGCCTGATTGCGCGCGCCATACGCGATGGCGGGCAGATCTTGGTGTGGTCGGATTCCGCTGCGGCAGTGCAGCAACTCGACATTGATTTGTGGCAGCAAATTCCCGAAAGCTTTATTCCGCATGAAGTCTGGCTGCCTACCGACCTCATGCCGTCTGAAACGCCGGTATTGCTTGCGTTTGGAAATGCACTGCCGAATATTCCGAAAGATTGCACGGTTTTAAACCTGTCTGCCGATTTCTGGAGCCAAGCCCCGGCCATTCCAAACCGTATCCTTGAAATTGTGGGCAACAGCTTAGAAGATTTGGCCGAAGCCCGAGACCGTTTCCGAGCTTATCGTCAGAGCGGATTTGAGATTGAGCATTTTTCGAGAGAAGGAAAGGATTGA
- a CDS encoding purine permease encodes MNNLNPSLPCPHCHAPIQGGLVKGLAAVKECPSCHKKVKFKKPPVGEYFKALLKPFAIFVVVVCIVAAIMISLFGTFPPYISTVLVIGFLVYYIIPIQNKLSSFEKDE; translated from the coding sequence ATGAATAATCTTAATCCTTCTCTCCCCTGCCCTCACTGCCATGCTCCGATCCAAGGCGGATTGGTTAAAGGTTTGGCCGCAGTCAAAGAATGCCCTTCCTGCCATAAAAAAGTCAAATTCAAAAAGCCGCCTGTCGGCGAATATTTCAAAGCTTTGCTGAAACCTTTCGCTATTTTTGTAGTCGTTGTCTGCATCGTAGCGGCAATAATGATCAGCCTGTTTGGTACATTCCCCCCATATATCAGTACGGTATTAGTTATCGGCTTTCTCGTCTACTACATTATCCCGATTCAAAACAAACTTTCATCTTTTGAAAAAGACGAATAA
- a CDS encoding aspartate kinase produces MALIVHKYGGTSVGSPERIKNVAKRVAKARAEGHDIVVVVSAMSGETNRLVALAHEMQEHPDPRELDVVLATGEQVTIGLLAMALKDIGVDAKSYTGWQVALKTDTSHTKARIESIDDEKMRADLAEGKVVIVAGFQGISSEGNISTLGRGGSDTSAVALAAALKADECQIYTDVDGVYTTDPRVVPEARRMDTITFEEMIELASLGSKVLQIRSVEFAGKYKVRLRVLSSLQEGGDGTLITFEEDDNMERAAVTGIAFDKNQARINVRGVPDKPGVAYQILGAVADANIEVDMIIQNVGSEGTTDFSFTVPRSDYKQTIEILQQRQDSIGAAYIDGDDTVCKVSAVGLGMRSHVGVAAKIFRTLAEEGINIQMISTSEIKVSVLIDEKYMELATRVLHKAFDLGN; encoded by the coding sequence ATGGCGTTAATCGTACATAAATACGGCGGCACATCAGTAGGCTCGCCCGAACGCATCAAAAACGTAGCCAAACGTGTCGCCAAAGCCCGCGCCGAAGGACACGACATCGTAGTCGTCGTATCCGCCATGAGCGGCGAAACCAATCGACTGGTCGCCCTGGCGCACGAAATGCAAGAACATCCCGATCCGCGCGAGCTGGACGTCGTCCTTGCCACCGGCGAACAAGTGACCATCGGCCTGCTGGCCATGGCCCTGAAAGACATCGGCGTTGACGCCAAAAGCTACACCGGCTGGCAGGTTGCCCTCAAAACCGACACTTCCCACACCAAAGCCCGCATCGAAAGCATCGATGACGAAAAAATGCGTGCCGACCTCGCCGAGGGCAAAGTCGTTATCGTAGCCGGTTTCCAAGGCATCAGCAGCGAAGGCAATATCTCAACCCTCGGCCGCGGCGGCTCCGATACCTCCGCCGTTGCACTTGCCGCAGCCCTCAAAGCCGATGAATGCCAAATTTATACCGACGTAGACGGCGTTTACACCACCGACCCGCGCGTCGTACCCGAAGCACGCCGCATGGACACGATCACATTCGAAGAAATGATCGAATTGGCCAGCCTCGGCTCAAAAGTTTTACAAATCCGCTCCGTAGAATTCGCCGGAAAATACAAAGTGCGCCTGCGCGTACTCAGCAGCCTGCAAGAAGGCGGCGACGGCACCCTGATTACCTTTGAAGAGGACGACAACATGGAAAGAGCAGCCGTAACCGGTATCGCATTCGACAAAAACCAAGCCCGCATCAACGTACGCGGCGTACCCGACAAACCCGGCGTTGCCTACCAAATCCTCGGCGCAGTTGCCGATGCCAACATCGAAGTCGACATGATCATCCAAAATGTCGGTAGCGAAGGCACAACCGACTTCTCCTTCACCGTACCGCGCAGCGACTACAAGCAAACCATCGAAATCCTGCAGCAACGTCAAGACAGCATCGGCGCAGCCTACATCGACGGCGACGACACCGTATGCAAAGTCTCCGCAGTCGGCTTGGGCATGCGTTCACACGTCGGCGTAGCCGCCAAAATCTTCCGCACCCTCGCAGAAGAAGGCATCAACATCCAAATGATTTCAACTTCCGAAATCAAAGTATCCGTCCTGATTGACGAAAAATACATGGAACTGGCCACCCGCGTTCTGCATAAAGCATTCGACTTGGGCAACTAA
- the rph gene encoding ribonuclease PH, with amino-acid sequence MSDYTRTGRAADSLRNIKITPNFLPHADGSCLIECGNTKVICTASIDENVPPFLRGKEQGWVTAEYGMLPASTASRMRREAAAGKQSGRTQEIQRLIGRSLRAVVDMEKLGERQILIDCDVIQADGGTRTASITGAYVALQIAVDKLLSDGLISENPIREAVAAVSAGVVGGVPLLDLDYPEDSGCDSDVNIIMTASGKIIEIQGTAEGAPFSIEELGKLIALAHKGIAELVQHQKAALLSR; translated from the coding sequence ATGAGCGACTACACACGCACCGGCCGCGCCGCCGACAGCCTGCGCAACATCAAAATTACCCCAAACTTCCTCCCCCACGCCGACGGCTCCTGCCTTATCGAGTGTGGCAACACCAAAGTGATTTGCACCGCCTCCATCGACGAAAATGTCCCACCGTTCCTGCGCGGTAAAGAACAAGGCTGGGTAACGGCCGAATACGGTATGCTGCCGGCTTCCACCGCCTCCCGTATGCGCCGCGAGGCCGCCGCAGGCAAACAGTCCGGCCGCACACAAGAAATCCAACGCCTGATCGGCCGCTCGCTGCGCGCCGTCGTCGATATGGAAAAACTCGGCGAACGCCAAATCCTGATTGACTGCGACGTCATCCAAGCCGACGGCGGCACGCGTACCGCCTCCATTACCGGCGCCTACGTTGCCCTGCAAATCGCCGTGGACAAACTCCTTTCAGACGGCCTCATCAGCGAAAACCCCATCCGCGAAGCCGTTGCCGCCGTTTCCGCCGGCGTGGTGGGCGGCGTACCGCTTTTGGACTTGGACTATCCCGAAGACTCAGGCTGCGACAGCGACGTCAACATTATCATGACCGCATCCGGCAAAATCATCGAAATCCAAGGTACGGCCGAAGGCGCACCGTTCAGCATCGAAGAATTGGGCAAACTCATTGCCCTCGCGCATAAAGGCATTGCCGAATTGGTCCAACACCAAAAGGCCGCCCTTTTGTCCCGATAA
- a CDS encoding YicC/YloC family endoribonuclease — protein MATRRNIQIHSMTGFANAAGECGGKRINLEIRAVNHRYLDVQFRMPEELRYLEGALREQIAAAVARGKLECRIQLQDASSGGQTLEVNQDLVAQLAHLNKTWRKEHDFAKLSVADVLRFPGVLAGQGEDAEALAKGVKDLLTSALKEFAAARKREGKKLGEHLLQRLDGMEEIVDALNELFPSLLQAHMDKVKARLAEAVGNIDNDRLQQEFALFIQKSDVDEEFSRLRTHIAEVRRIVTEGKGSVGKRLDFLMQELNREANTLGSKAIAAECTQASVELKVLIEQMREQVQNIE, from the coding sequence ATGGCTACAAGACGAAATATTCAAATCCACAGCATGACCGGCTTTGCCAATGCCGCAGGCGAATGCGGCGGCAAGCGGATTAATTTGGAAATCCGCGCGGTCAACCATCGTTATTTGGATGTCCAATTCCGTATGCCGGAAGAGTTGCGCTATTTAGAAGGCGCGTTGCGCGAGCAGATTGCCGCGGCCGTGGCGCGCGGTAAATTGGAATGCCGCATCCAGCTGCAGGATGCCTCCTCGGGCGGACAGACTTTGGAGGTCAATCAGGATTTGGTTGCCCAACTGGCGCATTTGAACAAAACTTGGCGCAAGGAGCATGATTTTGCCAAATTGAGCGTGGCCGATGTTTTGCGTTTTCCCGGCGTTTTGGCGGGTCAGGGCGAAGATGCCGAGGCTTTGGCCAAAGGTGTTAAAGATTTATTGACCAGCGCTTTGAAAGAGTTTGCAGCAGCCCGCAAACGCGAAGGCAAAAAACTGGGCGAACACCTGCTGCAACGTCTGGACGGCATGGAAGAGATTGTGGACGCTTTGAACGAATTGTTCCCCAGCCTTCTGCAGGCGCATATGGACAAAGTCAAAGCCCGTTTGGCAGAAGCCGTCGGCAATATCGACAACGACCGCTTGCAACAAGAATTTGCTTTATTCATCCAAAAATCCGATGTAGATGAGGAATTCAGCCGTTTGCGCACCCATATCGCCGAAGTGCGCCGCATCGTTACCGAAGGCAAGGGCAGCGTAGGCAAACGTTTGGATTTCCTGATGCAAGAGTTGAACCGCGAAGCCAATACCTTGGGCAGCAAAGCCATCGCCGCCGAATGCACGCAAGCGTCGGTTGAACTGAAAGTCTTAATCGAACAAATGCGCGAACAGGTTCAAAATATCGAATAA
- a CDS encoding bile acid:sodium symporter family protein, translating to MNFLTAVSRQMTRFTALIIILASIIAFIEPATFSWVKGDTQVVVLGIIMLGMGMTLGKEDYQILAQRPLDIFIGAIAQYTIMPLLAIGIAKAFNLSPGLTLGLVLVGTCPGGVSSNIMSFLAKGDVAFSVGMTTVSTVLAPVITPLWMTYLVGQTVEMDGWGMFKFMLLVTLLPVVIGSVANILLHKKHWFEDVRAIMPAVAVAAFACIVGGVAAVHGHRFAESAFVMVLAIAAHNIGGYILGYYSGALTGMNTAKKRTLAIEVGVQNAGLATGLSAKFFPGNAESAVAAAVACVWHSVSGTILGNLFAWWDKRQQ from the coding sequence ATGAACTTTCTGACCGCAGTCAGTCGGCAAATGACCCGCTTCACCGCCCTGATCATCATTCTTGCCTCTATTATCGCCTTTATCGAACCTGCTACGTTTTCATGGGTAAAAGGCGATACGCAAGTCGTTGTACTCGGCATCATCATGCTCGGCATGGGCATGACTTTGGGTAAGGAAGATTATCAAATTCTGGCGCAACGTCCGCTCGATATTTTTATCGGCGCAATCGCCCAATACACGATTATGCCCCTGCTCGCCATCGGCATTGCCAAAGCCTTCAATCTTTCACCCGGATTGACGCTGGGTCTGGTTTTGGTCGGTACCTGTCCGGGTGGCGTTTCGTCCAATATCATGAGTTTTTTGGCTAAAGGCGATGTTGCTTTTTCAGTCGGCATGACCACGGTTTCCACCGTCCTCGCGCCTGTGATAACGCCGCTGTGGATGACTTATTTGGTCGGACAAACCGTCGAAATGGACGGCTGGGGTATGTTCAAATTTATGCTGCTTGTAACGCTTTTGCCTGTTGTCATTGGTTCGGTGGCCAATATTTTGCTGCACAAAAAACACTGGTTTGAAGACGTGCGCGCGATTATGCCGGCTGTTGCCGTTGCCGCATTCGCGTGTATTGTCGGCGGCGTTGCGGCCGTCCACGGCCACCGTTTCGCCGAATCCGCCTTCGTTATGGTACTCGCCATCGCTGCCCACAATATCGGCGGCTATATCCTCGGCTATTACAGCGGCGCGTTAACCGGCATGAATACTGCTAAAAAACGCACCCTTGCCATCGAAGTCGGCGTACAAAATGCCGGACTTGCCACCGGTTTGAGCGCCAAATTTTTCCCCGGCAATGCCGAGTCTGCCGTTGCCGCCGCCGTTGCCTGCGTTTGGCACTCTGTATCGGGAACGATTTTGGGCAATTTGTTTGCCTGGTGGGACAAGCGTCAGCAATAA
- a CDS encoding TIGR00645 family protein, with protein sequence MEHSTPTKHTPRDRMGIFAHFIFASRWLQLPIYLGLIVAQGIYAYKFLKSLWHLVTNLGIMDENTIMMAVLNLIDVVMIANLLTMVIIGGYETFVSRLHVNEHPDQPEWLSHVNASVLKVKLSMSIISISSIHLLQTFLNAANLTEKQMMWQCITHICFLISALAMALTDKIVYGTTHKAH encoded by the coding sequence ATGGAACATTCTACCCCGACCAAACACACGCCCCGCGACCGAATGGGCATCTTCGCGCATTTCATTTTCGCCAGCCGCTGGCTGCAACTGCCGATTTATCTGGGCTTGATTGTCGCCCAAGGCATTTACGCCTACAAATTCCTCAAATCCTTATGGCATTTGGTCACCAATCTCGGCATCATGGATGAAAACACCATCATGATGGCCGTGTTAAACCTGATTGACGTTGTGATGATTGCCAATCTGCTGACCATGGTCATTATCGGCGGCTACGAAACCTTCGTTTCCCGCCTCCACGTTAACGAACACCCCGACCAGCCCGAATGGCTCAGCCATGTTAACGCATCGGTTTTGAAGGTTAAGCTGTCGATGTCCATCATCAGCATTTCCTCCATCCATCTGCTGCAAACCTTCCTCAACGCCGCCAACCTGACCGAAAAACAAATGATGTGGCAGTGCATTACCCACATCTGTTTCCTGATTTCCGCCCTTGCCATGGCGTTAACGGACAAAATCGTGTACGGCACGACACATAAAGCGCATTGA
- a CDS encoding sulfite exporter TauE/SafE family protein, with product MLADSFFYYLVLVGFAAGLMDAAVGGGGLLQIPGLFNLLPNATPVASVMGINKFASCCGTLTAMGQYLRRIPVPWKMLLPAAALAFAASYLGAKTVVYFPVQYMKPAMLVIMIAMCLYTFLKKDLGQTARTEKLTRRETLWGLFFGALIGFYDGVFGPGTGSLLAFVFVRFYGYDFLAANASAKVINSTTNLATLTFFIPQGHVVWAWAIPLAVANLCGGVVGARLAIRGGTKLLRYGFMLLLCLTIGKFAWDLLG from the coding sequence ATGCTTGCAGATTCGTTTTTTTATTATCTGGTGTTGGTCGGCTTTGCCGCCGGGCTGATGGATGCGGCGGTTGGCGGCGGCGGGCTGTTGCAGATTCCCGGATTGTTCAACCTATTGCCAAACGCTACGCCTGTAGCTTCAGTGATGGGCATCAATAAATTCGCTTCCTGTTGCGGCACGCTGACTGCGATGGGGCAATACCTGCGCCGAATCCCCGTGCCGTGGAAAATGCTGCTGCCTGCCGCGGCGTTGGCGTTTGCCGCTTCATATTTGGGCGCGAAAACGGTGGTGTATTTCCCCGTGCAATACATGAAACCGGCAATGCTGGTCATCATGATTGCCATGTGCCTGTACACTTTTTTGAAAAAAGACTTGGGGCAGACGGCGCGCACTGAAAAGCTGACGCGCCGCGAAACTTTATGGGGCTTGTTTTTCGGCGCATTAATCGGGTTTTACGACGGCGTGTTCGGGCCGGGGACGGGCAGCCTGCTGGCTTTTGTGTTCGTCCGCTTTTACGGCTATGATTTTTTAGCGGCTAACGCCTCGGCAAAGGTCATCAATTCGACCACCAATCTTGCCACACTGACGTTTTTTATTCCGCAAGGCCATGTCGTGTGGGCATGGGCAATACCGTTGGCGGTGGCGAATTTGTGCGGCGGCGTGGTCGGCGCGCGCTTGGCAATACGCGGCGGAACTAAATTACTGCGTTACGGGTTTATGTTGCTGCTGTGCCTGACCATTGGAAAGTTTGCCTGGGATTTATTGGGTTGA